A region from the Perca fluviatilis chromosome 16, GENO_Pfluv_1.0, whole genome shotgun sequence genome encodes:
- the LOC120543930 gene encoding transcription factor Sox-2-like isoform X2 produces the protein MDIYLKQRKREPRLPSRNTGQDPAATPAFQFLQTGDAGQIPTLVGTGYRPRSNICENYVALVGASCEFEDGKLPPISTLFNKLLYKGVSAEVSGSGVRSETVASGSCPEAGSQVSAVKLLPSGDQIFPLQVTEKLDKRQASTAGENWLNPDPVHLTTSLGGDSPVTTYAILPTEEDLKKLQSGQDKNGHIKRPPNAFIVWSHIHRNALRKTHPGANMTDISIVLGCEWSKLSEEQKWPYYEMAHKLKYMHRQQFPDYEFRPRKKKDIECFSSGQGAGQDPGVSFSQAVPPAQSQLQGPSVYPYPAMMAYRVSYYPASFPYHQMGPYSRVQSNCPRYPNAYSSTKEVRNYHNILHQTASESLEQPDIVTSQQLSVNNKVECKYEDDVDVIGLL, from the exons ATGGACATATACcttaaacaaagaaaacgaGAACCGCGTCTGCCATCCAGAAACACGGGCCAGGACCCAGCGGCGACGCCCGCTTTTCAGTTCCTTCAAACCGGAGATGCTGGTCAGATTCCAACGCTGGTCGGGACCGGATATAGGCCTAGGTCCAACATTTGTGAAAACTACGTGGCCTTAGTTGGAGCAAGTTGTGAATTTGAAGACGGAAAGCTTCCACCCATATCAACCCTTTTTAACAAACTACTTTATAAAGGTGTGTCAGCGGAGGTGAGTGGCAGCGGGGTCAGGTCAGAAACTGTCGCTTCAGGTTCATGTCCAGAAGCAGGTTCTCAGGTCAGTGCAGTGAAGCTGCTTCCATCTGGGGACCAAATATTTCCGCTCCAGGTCACCGAGAAGCTGGATAAGAGACAGGCCAGTACAGCTGGAGAAAACTGGCTGAACCCAGATCCAGTCCACCTCACGACCTCACTCGGAGGTGATAGTCCGGTCACCACTTACGCCATCCTGCCAACGGAGGAAG ATCTGAAGAAGTTGCAGTCTGGCCAAGACAAGAATGGACACATTAAACGGCCACCAAATGCCTTTATCGTGTGGTCTCATATCCACCGAAATGCCCTGCGCAAAACCCACCCTGGAGCCAACATGACAGACATCAGTATTGTGCTGGGCTGTGAGTGGTCCAAGCTCAGTGAGGAACAGAAGTGGCCCTACTATGAAATGGCTCACAAACTGAAATACATGCATAGGCAGCAATTCCCTG ATTATGAGTTTCGCCCCCGGAAGAAGAAAGACATAGAGTGTTTTTCCTCAGGGCAGGGAGCAGGACAAGACCCTGGCGTTTCCTTCTCACAGGCCGTGCCTCCAGCTCAGTCCCAGTTGCAGGGCCCCAGCGTGTATCCATATCCTGCCATGATGGCCTACAGAGTGAGCTACTACCCAGCTTCTTTCCCATATCATCAAATGGGCCCCTACTCCAGGGTCCAGTCCAACTGTCCAAG ATACCCAAATGCCTACAGCTCAACGAAGGAAGTGAGGAATTACCACAACATTCTGCATCAAACCGCATCAGAAAGCCTTGAGCAGCCTGACATTGTCACCAGTCAGCAGCTTTCAGTCAACAACAAAGTAGAGTGCAAATATGAGGATGATGTTGATGTTATTGGACTGCTCTAG
- the LOC120543930 gene encoding transcription factor SOX-2-like isoform X1, giving the protein MDIYLKQRKREPRLPSRNTGQDPAATPAFQFLQTGDAGQIPTLVGTGYRPRSNICENYVALVGASCEFEDGKLPPISTLFNKLLYKGVSAEVSGSGVRSETVASGSCPEAGSQVSAVKLLPSGDQIFPLQVTEKLDKRQASTAGENWLNPDPVHLTTSLGGDSPVTTYAILPTEEDLKKLQSGQDKNGHIKRPPNAFIVWSHIHRNALRKTHPGANMTDISIVLGCEWSKLSEEQKWPYYEMAHKLKYMHRQQFPDYEFRPRKKKDIECFSSGQGAGQDPGVSFSQAVPPAQSQLQGPSVYPYPAMMAYRVSYYPASFPYHQMGPYSRVQSNCPRVFYRYPNAYSSTKEVRNYHNILHQTASESLEQPDIVTSQQLSVNNKVECKYEDDVDVIGLL; this is encoded by the exons ATGGACATATACcttaaacaaagaaaacgaGAACCGCGTCTGCCATCCAGAAACACGGGCCAGGACCCAGCGGCGACGCCCGCTTTTCAGTTCCTTCAAACCGGAGATGCTGGTCAGATTCCAACGCTGGTCGGGACCGGATATAGGCCTAGGTCCAACATTTGTGAAAACTACGTGGCCTTAGTTGGAGCAAGTTGTGAATTTGAAGACGGAAAGCTTCCACCCATATCAACCCTTTTTAACAAACTACTTTATAAAGGTGTGTCAGCGGAGGTGAGTGGCAGCGGGGTCAGGTCAGAAACTGTCGCTTCAGGTTCATGTCCAGAAGCAGGTTCTCAGGTCAGTGCAGTGAAGCTGCTTCCATCTGGGGACCAAATATTTCCGCTCCAGGTCACCGAGAAGCTGGATAAGAGACAGGCCAGTACAGCTGGAGAAAACTGGCTGAACCCAGATCCAGTCCACCTCACGACCTCACTCGGAGGTGATAGTCCGGTCACCACTTACGCCATCCTGCCAACGGAGGAAG ATCTGAAGAAGTTGCAGTCTGGCCAAGACAAGAATGGACACATTAAACGGCCACCAAATGCCTTTATCGTGTGGTCTCATATCCACCGAAATGCCCTGCGCAAAACCCACCCTGGAGCCAACATGACAGACATCAGTATTGTGCTGGGCTGTGAGTGGTCCAAGCTCAGTGAGGAACAGAAGTGGCCCTACTATGAAATGGCTCACAAACTGAAATACATGCATAGGCAGCAATTCCCTG ATTATGAGTTTCGCCCCCGGAAGAAGAAAGACATAGAGTGTTTTTCCTCAGGGCAGGGAGCAGGACAAGACCCTGGCGTTTCCTTCTCACAGGCCGTGCCTCCAGCTCAGTCCCAGTTGCAGGGCCCCAGCGTGTATCCATATCCTGCCATGATGGCCTACAGAGTGAGCTACTACCCAGCTTCTTTCCCATATCATCAAATGGGCCCCTACTCCAGGGTCCAGTCCAACTGTCCAAG GGTTTTTTACAGATACCCAAATGCCTACAGCTCAACGAAGGAAGTGAGGAATTACCACAACATTCTGCATCAAACCGCATCAGAAAGCCTTGAGCAGCCTGACATTGTCACCAGTCAGCAGCTTTCAGTCAACAACAAAGTAGAGTGCAAATATGAGGATGATGTTGATGTTATTGGACTGCTCTAG
- the LOC120543933 gene encoding clathrin interactor 1-like, translated as MLNMWKVRELVDKATNVVMNYSEIESKVREATNDDPWGPSGQLMGEIAKSTFMYEQFPEVMNMLWTRMLKDNKKNWRRVYKALLLLAYLIRNGSERVVTSAREHIYDLRSLENYHFIDENGKDQGINVRQKVKEMVELIQDDDRLREERKKAKKNKDKYIGVSSDSMEGGGGGGVKNSNELDRSKWDEDWDKSRGAFPFSEKLGEISDKIGSTIDDTLNKFRKKERDDSPDRISDTEEDRASRNGRQETLEFKDEEETVTTKSIQITQATETTTTTTRKRSGAPCSKTLDLGAAAHYTGDRSPDEKSSVRQSSSSGLADLLVIDPLSNQSTATGGSSDLIGGFADFSSPAASASLPTSTASARSNGNGEFGDWNAFSVNPPVLSSSGLSQPVTDLFGNVQPPTAPVSNPASALPSAELFDLMGGVNHQLTNPHTTLSASQSMTFSLGGASVAMPTMPLSHSQQSLGGMTSQQPIGQQSKVGVGGPGSLGSTWSDPSVNISLDFLSAGLNPTKTPPTLNNIIQQTAVPPVNLLAQNFGGLNLSSPPHATPIRPPANPMTMGVPPSMATGMPASLASSMPPSMTTGTMGMGGIPVSQGMMGMNMSMNMGMATPVMMGGMTGMGVPGVGVSLAHSITPAMVSPKQDAFANFGSFGK; from the exons ATGCTGAATATGTGGAAAGTCAGAGAGCTGGTGGACAAAGC CACTAATGTGGTGATGAACTACTCAGAGATCGAGTCTAAGGTGAGAGAGGCCACCAATGACGACCCCTGGGGACCCTCTGGACAATTGATGGGAGAAATAGCCAA atctaCCTTTATGTATGAGCAATTCCCAGAAGTGATGAACATGCTGTGGACCAGGATGCTGAAGGACAACAAGAAGAACTGGAGACGAGTCTACAAG GCTTTACTGCTGCTGGCTTATTTGATCAGGAATGGGTCTGAAAGAGTTGTCACCAGTGCCAGAGAACACATCTACGACCTGCGATCTTTAGAAAACTATCACTTTATTG ATGAGAACGGTAAGGATCAGGGCATCAATGTGCGTCAGAAGGTGAAGGAGATGGTTGAGTTAATCCAGGATGATGATAgactgagagaggagaggaagaaagccAAGAAGAACAAAGATAAATACATTGGAGTCTCCTCTGACAGcatggaaggaggaggag gaggaggcgttAAGAACT CTAATGAGTTGGATCGGAGTAAGTGGGATGAGGACTGGGATAAGAGCAGAGGAGCTTTCCCCTTTAGTGAAAAGCTCGGAGAGATCAGTGACAAGATAGGCAGCACCATCGATGACACACTCAACAAGTTTAGAAAGAAGGAACGAGATGACTCACCCGACAGAATCAG TGACACCGAGGAGGACCGAGCATCGAGAAACGGCAGGCAGGAAACCCTTGAGTTCAAAGATGAGGAGGAAACTGTCACAACGAAGAGCATCCAGATCACACAAGCAACAGAAACCACAACCACCACCACGCGGAAACGCAGCGGAGCTCCGTGTAGCAAGACTCTGGACCTTGGTGCTGCAGCCCACTACACTGGAGACAGGAGCCCAGACGAGAAG TCATCAGTCAGGCAGTCTTCAAGTAGCGGTCTAGCTGATCTGCTGGTGATTGACCCTTTATCCAATCAGAGCACTGCAACAG GTGGCAGTTCTGACCTCATTGGTGGCTTTGCTGACTTCTCCTCTCCTGCAGCTTCTGCCAGCCTCCCAACTTCCACTG CTTCTGCACGATCCAATGGAAATGGAGAATTTGGGGACTGGAATGCTTTCTCGGTCAATCCACCAGTTTTGTCTAGCTCCGGTCTCTCCCAGCCCGTCACTGACCTGTTTGGCAACGTCCAGCCACCCACAGCCCCAGTCTCTAATCCCGCCTCCGCCCTACCTTCTGCCGAGCTGTTTGACCTGATGGGTGGAGTGAACCATCAACTAACTAACCCACATACAACGCTGAGTGCCTCTCAGAGCATGACTTTCTCTCTGGGAGGAGCATCTGTTGCTATGCCAACCATGCCCCTTTCTCACTCTCAACAG AGCCTGGGAGGCATGACATCTCAGCAGCCCATAGGACAACAGTCGAAGGTGGGTGTTGGAGGTCCGGGATCGTTAGGGTCGACCTGGTCCGACCCCTCCGTCAACATCAGCCTGGACTTCCTATCAGCAGGCCTCAACCCCACTAAGACACCGCCCACACTCAACAATATCATCCAGCAAACAG CAGTGCCTCCCGTCAACCTGCTGGCCCAGAACTTCGGAGGACTGAACCTCAGCTCCCCACCCCATGCGACACCCATTAGACCACCAGCCAATCCCATGACAATGGGCGTGCCTCCATCAATGGCAACTGGCATGCCTGCTTCCTTGGCATCAAGTATGCCCCCTTCAATGACCACGGGGACAATGGGGATGGGGGGAATTCCTGTAAGCCAAGGCATGATGGGAATGAACATGAGCATGAATATGGGCATGGCCACTCCAGTGATGATGGGTGGTATGACAGGCATGGGAGTGCCAGGAGTAGGAGTGAGCCTAGCACACTCCATCACCCCAGCCATGGTTTCACCCAAACAGGATGCCTTCGCTAACTTTGGCAGTTTTGGGaaatga